The proteins below come from a single Rhodanobacter sp. LX-99 genomic window:
- a CDS encoding anhydro-N-acetylmuramic acid kinase, producing the protein MDDDASALYLGLISGTSADSIDSVLVSFSRGVPQLLASHAHPWPTALRERMLALAQGETALDLDTFGRLDVEIGHGFADAALQLLEHSGTPATAVRAIGSHGQTLRHRPTGTYPFTLQLGDPSVIAERCSIDVVADFRRADIAAGGQGAPLLPALHAMLLARPGHARVVLNLGGIANITVLGADGRVLGFDTGPANGLLDAWCLRQRGEPFDRDGAYAASGRPDAGLLDALLADPYFALPPPKSTGREHFHLAWLATRAPFAALDPADVQATLLELTARSVAMAIAQHAPDAEEVLTCGGGVHNGALMRRLGELLAPRALLSTSRYGIDPDFLEATAFAWLARQRLLGLPGNLPAVTGARGPRVLGAIYSAPAAGSS; encoded by the coding sequence GTGGACGACGACGCCTCGGCGCTCTACCTCGGACTGATCTCCGGCACCAGCGCGGACAGCATCGACAGCGTGCTGGTCAGCTTCAGCCGCGGCGTGCCGCAGCTGCTGGCCAGCCACGCGCATCCCTGGCCCACGGCGCTGCGTGAACGCATGCTTGCCCTGGCCCAGGGCGAAACCGCACTGGACCTGGATACGTTTGGACGGCTGGACGTCGAAATCGGCCACGGCTTCGCCGACGCGGCGCTGCAGCTGCTCGAACACAGCGGTACCCCGGCAACAGCCGTCCGCGCGATCGGCTCGCATGGCCAGACCCTGCGCCACCGCCCGACCGGGACGTATCCGTTCACGCTGCAACTGGGCGATCCCAGCGTGATCGCCGAACGCTGCAGCATCGACGTGGTGGCGGATTTCCGCCGCGCCGACATCGCCGCGGGCGGGCAGGGCGCGCCCTTGCTGCCGGCGCTGCACGCGATGCTGCTGGCCCGGCCGGGACATGCGCGGGTGGTGCTCAACCTCGGCGGCATCGCCAACATCACCGTGCTTGGCGCCGACGGCCGCGTGCTCGGCTTCGACACCGGCCCGGCCAACGGCCTGCTCGATGCCTGGTGCCTGCGCCAGCGCGGCGAGCCGTTCGACCGCGACGGCGCGTACGCCGCCAGCGGCCGCCCCGACGCCGGCTTGCTCGATGCCTTGCTGGCCGATCCCTACTTCGCGCTGCCGCCGCCGAAAAGCACCGGACGCGAGCATTTCCACCTGGCGTGGCTGGCCACGCGTGCGCCATTCGCCGCGCTGGATCCGGCCGACGTGCAGGCAACCCTGCTGGAACTCACCGCGCGCAGCGTCGCCATGGCGATCGCACAACACGCGCCGGACGCGGAAGAGGTGCTGACTTGCGGCGGCGGCGTGCACAACGGCGCGCTGATGCGGCGGCTGGGCGAACTGCTGGCGCCCCGCGCACTGCTGAGCACATCGCGCTACGGCATCGACCCGGATTTCCTCGAAGCTACCGCGTTCGCCTGGCTGGCACGACAGCGCCTGCTCGGCCTGCCCGGCAACCTGCCGGCGGTCACCGGCGCGCGCGGACCGCGGGTGCTTGGCGCGATCTACTCCGCGCCTGCCGCGGGTTCGTCGTAA
- the glyQ gene encoding glycine--tRNA ligase subunit alpha, whose protein sequence is MSARTFQDVIQTLNRYWAAQGCVLLQPLDTEVGAGTFHPATFLRALGPEPWAAAYVQPSRRPTDGRYGENPNRLQHYYQYQVVMKPNPENILDLYIGSLKELGLDPLVHDLRFVEDNWESPTLGAWGLGWEVWLNGMEVTQFTYFQQAGGLECRPVTGEITYGLERLAMYLQNVDNVYDLVWTDGPRGIVTYGDVFHQNEVEQSTYNFEHANVPELLHWFDVCEAAANQLIAANLPLPAYEQVMKASHTFNLLDARRAISVTERQRYILRVRTLSRSVAETYVAQRERLGFPGLKHAPSKNAKEQAA, encoded by the coding sequence ATGTCCGCACGCACTTTCCAGGATGTGATCCAGACCCTCAACCGCTACTGGGCGGCGCAGGGCTGTGTGCTGCTGCAGCCACTCGACACCGAGGTCGGCGCCGGTACGTTCCACCCCGCCACCTTCCTGCGCGCACTCGGTCCCGAGCCTTGGGCCGCAGCCTACGTGCAGCCCTCGCGCCGGCCCACCGACGGCCGCTACGGCGAGAATCCGAACCGCCTGCAGCATTACTACCAGTACCAGGTGGTGATGAAGCCCAATCCCGAGAACATTCTTGACCTGTATATCGGCTCGCTGAAGGAGCTCGGCCTCGATCCGCTGGTGCACGACCTGCGCTTCGTCGAGGACAACTGGGAGTCGCCGACCCTGGGCGCCTGGGGACTGGGCTGGGAAGTCTGGCTCAACGGCATGGAGGTCACCCAGTTCACCTATTTCCAGCAGGCCGGCGGACTGGAATGCCGCCCGGTGACCGGCGAGATCACCTACGGCCTCGAGCGGCTGGCGATGTACCTGCAAAACGTGGACAACGTCTACGACCTGGTCTGGACCGACGGCCCGCGTGGCATCGTGACCTACGGCGACGTGTTCCACCAGAACGAGGTGGAGCAGAGCACCTACAACTTCGAACACGCGAACGTGCCCGAATTGCTGCACTGGTTCGACGTGTGCGAAGCCGCCGCGAATCAGCTGATCGCGGCGAACCTGCCGCTGCCGGCGTACGAGCAGGTGATGAAGGCCAGCCATACCTTCAACCTGCTCGATGCGCGCCGTGCGATCAGCGTCACCGAGCGCCAGCGCTACATCCTGCGTGTGCGCACGCTGTCGCGCAGCGTGGCCGAGACCTATGTGGCGCAGCGCGAGAGGCTCGGCTTCCCGGGCCTGAAGCATGCGCCGTCGAAGAACGCGAAGGAGCAGGCCGCATGA
- a CDS encoding peptidoglycan DD-metalloendopeptidase family protein — protein MAEEKQGARQTRKQAICRKAQRRHSHFYERRAHWSFNRSGEIEPIRWNRERLVLAGTALLITLLSGFIMPAWASAMRPAPTPEVHSLLPLALPKIAPVSVTAATVDDWQVVRVQPGQTLSDIFTARGLDMTDLQKVMDAAAGAKSALHSIRPGQEFDFLLGSDGSLKGFRFDRDQASRATVRLDGAQPTVAIQQRDMDLREQVAHGVIRSSLYAAGDQAGMDAAMVGKLADLFKYDIDFVQDLRVGDSFTVIYDDIYRDGVRYGQGNIIAAEFVNQGKRYTAYRFKKADGSYGWYSEDGRPIQKSFLRIPVDFTRISSQFTAARMHPILGRMRAHKGVDYAAPSGTPIHAAGDGVIKYHGWERGYGNFVVIQHDKTISTAYGHMSRFVKGQHVGERVRQGEVIGYVGMTGLATGPHLHYEFRVNGVQRNPQTVTLPKPQPLPAAQMARFKAEVVKPQLARLTELDSRIKLARANAPANHDN, from the coding sequence ATGGCAGAAGAAAAGCAGGGGGCGCGGCAAACCCGCAAGCAGGCGATCTGTCGCAAGGCACAGCGTCGGCACTCCCACTTCTACGAGCGCCGTGCACACTGGTCGTTCAATCGCTCGGGCGAGATCGAGCCGATCCGCTGGAACCGCGAGCGTCTGGTACTCGCCGGCACCGCGCTGCTGATCACCCTGTTGTCCGGCTTCATCATGCCCGCCTGGGCCAGCGCAATGCGTCCCGCGCCCACGCCGGAAGTGCACTCGTTGCTGCCGCTGGCGCTGCCCAAGATCGCGCCGGTCAGCGTCACGGCCGCGACCGTGGACGACTGGCAGGTGGTGCGGGTGCAGCCGGGCCAGACGCTGTCGGATATTTTCACCGCCCGCGGCCTCGACATGACCGATCTGCAGAAGGTGATGGACGCCGCCGCCGGCGCGAAATCCGCCCTGCACAGCATCCGTCCGGGCCAGGAATTCGACTTCCTGCTCGGCAGCGACGGCAGCCTCAAGGGTTTCCGCTTCGATCGCGACCAGGCCAGCCGCGCCACCGTCCGTCTCGACGGCGCGCAGCCCACCGTCGCCATCCAGCAGCGCGACATGGACCTGCGCGAACAGGTGGCGCATGGCGTGATCCGCAGCAGCCTGTACGCTGCCGGTGACCAGGCCGGCATGGATGCGGCGATGGTGGGCAAGCTTGCCGACCTGTTCAAGTACGACATCGACTTCGTGCAGGATCTCCGCGTCGGCGACAGCTTCACAGTGATCTACGACGACATCTACCGCGACGGCGTGCGCTACGGCCAGGGCAACATCATCGCCGCCGAGTTCGTCAACCAGGGCAAGCGCTACACCGCCTACCGCTTCAAGAAGGCCGACGGCAGCTACGGCTGGTACAGCGAAGACGGACGGCCGATCCAGAAATCGTTCCTGCGCATCCCGGTCGATTTCACCCGCATATCCTCGCAGTTCACCGCGGCCCGCATGCACCCGATCCTCGGCCGCATGCGGGCGCACAAGGGCGTCGACTACGCCGCGCCCAGCGGCACCCCGATCCATGCGGCCGGCGACGGCGTGATCAAGTACCACGGCTGGGAGCGCGGCTACGGCAACTTCGTGGTGATCCAGCACGACAAGACCATCAGCACCGCCTACGGCCACATGTCGCGCTTCGTGAAGGGTCAACACGTGGGCGAACGCGTGCGCCAGGGCGAAGTGATCGGCTACGTCGGCATGACCGGCCTCGCCACCGGCCCGCACCTGCACTACGAATTCCGCGTCAACGGCGTACAGCGCAACCCGCAGACGGTCACGCTGCCCAAGCCCCAGCCGCTGCCGGCCGCGCAGATGGCGCGTTTCAAGGCCGAAGTGGTGAAACCCCAGCTGGCGCGCCTGACCGAACTGGACTCCCGCATCAAGCTGGCGCGTGCCAACGCCCCCGCCAACCACGACAACTGA
- the tyrS gene encoding tyrosine--tRNA ligase, with translation MSELEQALATIARGADEIIKREDLAERLKSGRPLRIKAGFDPTAPDLHLGHTVLLNKMRQFQDLGHQVIFLIGDFTGMIGDPTGKNVTRKPLSREDVLANAETYAEQVYKVLDRERTELRFNSEWFGQMSAADMIRLAAQHTVARMLERDDFTKRYAAQQPIAIHEFLYPLVQGYDSVALKADVELGGTDQKFNLLMGRALQEHHGQPPQIVLTMPLLEGLDGINKMSKSLGNYIGINEPAIDIVTKTMRIGDELMWRWFELLSFDVSLDELARMEQDIASGALNPRDAKLRLARELAARFHDTAAAEQAIAGWHAVVRGEGDTSLLPQADVVVPAEGMRLAALLTAAGLTASNSEANRKLKERAVRIDAEVVVDAQRVFSAGFEGVLQVGKRNFARVKLVLA, from the coding sequence ATGAGCGAGCTTGAGCAGGCGCTGGCCACGATTGCGCGCGGCGCCGACGAAATCATCAAGCGGGAGGATCTGGCCGAGCGTCTGAAAAGCGGTCGCCCGCTGCGGATCAAGGCCGGCTTCGACCCGACGGCGCCGGATCTGCACCTGGGCCACACCGTGTTGCTGAACAAGATGCGCCAGTTTCAGGACCTGGGTCACCAGGTGATCTTCCTGATCGGCGACTTCACCGGCATGATCGGCGACCCTACCGGCAAGAACGTCACCCGCAAGCCGCTCAGCCGCGAAGACGTGCTGGCCAACGCCGAGACCTATGCCGAGCAGGTCTACAAAGTGCTTGACCGCGAGAGGACCGAGCTGCGCTTCAATTCCGAATGGTTCGGCCAGATGTCGGCGGCCGACATGATCAGGCTGGCTGCCCAGCACACCGTGGCGCGCATGCTCGAGCGCGACGACTTCACCAAGCGCTATGCGGCGCAGCAGCCGATCGCGATCCACGAATTCCTGTATCCGCTGGTGCAGGGCTACGACTCGGTGGCGTTGAAGGCGGACGTGGAACTGGGCGGCACCGACCAGAAGTTCAACCTGCTGATGGGCCGCGCGCTGCAGGAACACCACGGCCAGCCGCCGCAGATCGTGTTGACCATGCCGCTGCTGGAAGGCCTGGATGGCATCAACAAGATGTCCAAGTCGCTTGGCAACTACATCGGCATCAACGAGCCGGCGATCGACATCGTCACCAAGACCATGAGGATCGGCGACGAACTGATGTGGCGCTGGTTCGAGTTGCTCAGCTTCGACGTGTCGCTGGACGAGCTGGCCCGGATGGAGCAGGACATTGCCAGCGGTGCACTCAACCCGCGCGACGCCAAGCTGCGCCTCGCGCGCGAGCTGGCTGCACGCTTTCACGACACGGCGGCCGCCGAGCAGGCGATCGCGGGCTGGCATGCCGTCGTACGCGGCGAAGGCGATACTTCGCTGCTGCCGCAGGCCGACGTCGTGGTGCCGGCTGAAGGCATGCGGCTGGCGGCCTTGCTGACCGCGGCAGGACTCACCGCCAGCAACTCCGAGGCAAACCGCAAGTTGAAGGAGCGCGCCGTGCGCATCGACGCCGAAGTGGTGGTGGATGCACAGCGCGTCTTCAGCGCCGGCTTCGAGGGCGTACTGCAGGTGGGCAAGCGCAACTTTGCCCGTGTGAAGCTCGTGCTCGCCTGA
- a CDS encoding glutamine amidotransferase, which yields MKPVLIIRTGRAPDRIRARHGDFPHWFRLGAGLHPQQLRIVDVAAGEALPAPREVAGAIITGSAAMVTERSAWSERTAGWIRDAMDAELPLFGVCYGHQLMAHALGGRVDYLPGGREIGTQAIELSAAGAQDPLARRLPASFRAHTTHEQSVIEPPDGAAVLARSARDPHQLLRYGPHALSAQFHPEFNAEVMRAYIQRKHADMQREGTDPQQIFSAVAATPIARRLLRQFSRHHRWIAVAG from the coding sequence ATGAAGCCCGTACTGATCATCCGCACCGGTCGCGCGCCGGATCGCATCCGAGCCCGCCACGGCGACTTCCCCCACTGGTTCCGGCTTGGCGCGGGATTGCACCCGCAGCAGCTGCGCATCGTCGACGTCGCGGCCGGCGAGGCACTGCCGGCGCCGCGGGAAGTCGCCGGAGCCATCATCACCGGTTCGGCGGCCATGGTCACCGAGCGCTCGGCATGGAGCGAGCGCACCGCCGGCTGGATCCGCGATGCGATGGATGCCGAATTGCCTCTATTCGGCGTCTGCTACGGCCACCAGCTGATGGCACACGCGCTGGGCGGGCGCGTCGATTACTTGCCGGGCGGGCGTGAAATCGGCACCCAGGCGATCGAGTTGTCAGCCGCCGGCGCGCAGGATCCGCTGGCGCGCAGGCTGCCGGCCAGCTTCCGCGCGCACACCACGCACGAACAAAGCGTGATCGAGCCACCAGACGGAGCCGCCGTACTGGCTCGATCGGCACGCGACCCGCATCAACTGCTGCGCTACGGACCGCATGCGCTCAGCGCGCAATTCCATCCGGAGTTCAATGCCGAAGTGATGCGTGCCTATATCCAGCGCAAGCACGCCGATATGCAGCGCGAGGGTACGGACCCGCAGCAGATCTTCAGCGCGGTGGCCGCCACGCCGATCGCCCGCCGGCTGCTACGCCAGTTCTCACGCCACCATCGCTGGATTGCGGTTGCAGGCTGA
- a CDS encoding MFS transporter: MFLFGFSSGLPFLLVAGTLAYWLKENGIELKDITMIASAGMTYAFKFVWAPLLDHWRIPGFARLGQRRGWLLFAQLGVTVGLLAMAVLTPAQLAPFVAATLAVAFFGATQDIAVDAYRIEIAPIEAQGALVATYSLGYRIGLLLAGAVALILADHLPWRLVYALMAIAMAVPLATTLMAREPDVLRVRAARWRDAMRESVIDPFADFFRRYGWALAGVTLLFLLLFKMPEQATIGGIMSPFYRDMGFSKTEIGTITKIYGIWIGIVGVFIGGAAVARWGAWRPLGVTIVLCGCSNLLYLLLIAHPGNLLVLTLVISGENLTLGMLGPPTVAFLSSLVNRQHTATQYALLSSLVNLPGKLLGFFAGGIATATGYGGYFVITVLAVLPSMLLFACLWRYFRGVERARVAAEAAA, translated from the coding sequence ATGTTCCTGTTCGGCTTTTCCTCCGGCCTGCCGTTCCTGCTGGTGGCCGGCACGCTGGCGTACTGGCTGAAGGAAAACGGCATCGAGCTGAAAGACATCACGATGATCGCCAGCGCCGGCATGACCTACGCGTTCAAGTTCGTGTGGGCGCCGCTGCTCGACCATTGGCGAATCCCCGGCTTCGCCCGGCTCGGCCAGCGCCGCGGCTGGCTGCTGTTTGCGCAGCTGGGCGTGACGGTCGGGTTGCTGGCGATGGCGGTGCTGACGCCGGCGCAGCTGGCTCCGTTCGTGGCGGCCACGCTGGCGGTGGCGTTCTTTGGCGCGACCCAGGACATCGCGGTGGATGCCTACCGCATCGAGATCGCGCCGATCGAGGCGCAGGGCGCGCTGGTCGCCACCTACTCGCTGGGCTACCGGATCGGGCTGCTGCTGGCCGGCGCGGTGGCGCTGATCCTGGCCGACCACCTGCCGTGGCGGCTGGTCTACGCGTTGATGGCGATCGCGATGGCGGTGCCGCTGGCGACCACGCTGATGGCGCGCGAGCCGGACGTGCTGCGGGTACGGGCTGCGCGCTGGCGCGACGCGATGCGCGAGAGCGTGATCGATCCGTTCGCCGATTTCTTCCGTCGCTACGGCTGGGCGCTGGCCGGCGTGACGCTGCTGTTCCTGCTGCTGTTCAAGATGCCCGAGCAGGCCACGATCGGCGGCATCATGAGCCCGTTCTATCGCGACATGGGTTTCTCCAAGACCGAGATCGGCACCATCACCAAGATCTACGGCATCTGGATCGGCATCGTCGGCGTGTTCATCGGCGGCGCCGCGGTGGCGCGCTGGGGCGCGTGGCGTCCGCTCGGCGTCACCATCGTGCTGTGCGGCTGCAGCAACCTGCTGTACCTGTTGCTGATCGCCCACCCCGGCAACCTGCTGGTGCTGACCCTGGTGATCTCCGGCGAAAACCTGACCCTGGGCATGCTGGGGCCGCCGACGGTGGCGTTCCTGTCCTCGCTGGTCAACCGCCAGCACACCGCGACGCAGTACGCGCTGCTGAGCTCGCTGGTCAACCTGCCCGGCAAGCTGCTCGGCTTTTTCGCCGGCGGCATCGCCACGGCCACCGGCTACGGCGGCTACTTCGTCATCACGGTGCTGGCGGTGCTGCCGTCGATGCTGCTGTTCGCCTGTCTGTGGCGCTACTTCCGCGGCGTCGAACGCGCACGCGTGGCGGCGGAAGCGGCTGCGTAG
- a CDS encoding GspE/PulE family protein translates to MVASPQIASLLGRRGRLELDELLATLVVDGYLLADDAKQVRMGARAGRSTVELHPLVLIANAKLANQHEKGRPLSLEALTEWLAGHAGLPYLKIDPMKINVASVTQVVSHAYAKRHRILPIAAAPGEVTFATCEPFEAGWAPDLAQMLRRDIKRVVASPIDINRYLQEFYGVQRSIQLAQDAKGGSDASSAILNFEQLVELGKSGEVGADDRHVVHIVDWLLQYAFEQRASDIHLEPRRDTGHIRFRIDGVMQKVFELPSPVMTAVTARIKILARMDVAEKRRPQDGRIKTRSSSGREVELRISNMPTAFGEKVVMRIFDPDLVVKDFAQLGFSPSEGANWRSMVERPHGIVLVTGPTGSGKTTTLYSTLKHLATPELNVCTVEDPIEMVSPEFNQMQVHAAIELDFAAGVRTLLRQDPDIIMIGEIRDLETAQMAVQASLTGHLVLSTLHTNDAPSAVTRLLDLGVPHYLIQSTLTGVVAQRLVRTLCPHCKRASAQDLQAWTVLTHGWDMPLPQQVFQPVGCLECRNTGFLGRTGIYEMLKLSPRLRGMISAQLDLSGFGQAALSEGMRPLRISAADQVAAGLTTVQEILTVLPPIDAFDNIQP, encoded by the coding sequence ATGGTCGCTTCACCTCAAATCGCATCCCTGCTCGGCCGGCGTGGCCGGCTGGAGCTGGACGAACTGCTGGCGACGCTGGTGGTCGACGGCTACCTGCTGGCCGATGACGCCAAGCAGGTGCGCATGGGTGCCCGGGCCGGCCGCAGCACGGTCGAATTGCACCCGCTGGTGCTGATCGCGAACGCCAAGCTGGCTAACCAGCACGAAAAGGGCCGACCGCTCAGCCTGGAGGCCCTGACCGAGTGGCTGGCCGGCCACGCCGGGCTGCCGTACCTCAAGATCGACCCGATGAAGATCAACGTCGCCTCGGTGACCCAGGTGGTGAGCCATGCCTACGCCAAGCGCCACCGGATCCTGCCGATCGCGGCCGCTCCGGGCGAGGTGACGTTCGCCACCTGCGAGCCGTTCGAAGCCGGCTGGGCACCCGACCTCGCGCAGATGCTGCGGCGGGACATCAAGCGCGTGGTGGCCAGCCCGATCGACATCAACCGCTACCTGCAGGAGTTCTACGGCGTCCAGCGCTCGATCCAGCTGGCGCAGGACGCCAAGGGCGGCAGCGATGCCTCTTCGGCGATCCTCAACTTCGAGCAGTTGGTCGAGCTCGGCAAGAGCGGCGAAGTCGGCGCCGATGACCGCCACGTGGTACACATCGTCGACTGGCTGCTGCAGTACGCGTTCGAACAGCGCGCCTCGGACATCCACCTGGAACCACGCCGCGACACCGGGCATATCCGCTTCCGCATCGACGGCGTGATGCAAAAGGTGTTCGAGCTGCCCTCGCCGGTGATGACCGCAGTGACCGCGCGTATCAAGATCCTGGCGCGCATGGACGTGGCCGAAAAACGCCGCCCGCAGGATGGCCGCATCAAGACCCGCTCGTCCTCCGGCCGCGAGGTGGAGCTGCGCATCTCGAACATGCCCACGGCATTCGGTGAGAAGGTGGTGATGCGCATCTTCGACCCGGACCTGGTGGTGAAGGACTTCGCCCAGCTCGGCTTCTCTCCCTCTGAGGGCGCCAACTGGCGCAGCATGGTGGAGCGACCGCACGGCATCGTGCTGGTCACCGGCCCGACCGGTTCGGGCAAGACCACCACGCTGTATTCCACGCTGAAGCATCTGGCCACGCCGGAGCTCAACGTGTGCACGGTGGAGGACCCGATCGAGATGGTCTCGCCGGAGTTCAACCAGATGCAGGTGCATGCGGCGATCGAGCTGGATTTCGCCGCCGGCGTGCGCACGCTGCTGCGACAGGACCCCGACATCATCATGATCGGCGAGATCCGCGACCTGGAAACCGCGCAGATGGCCGTGCAGGCCTCGCTCACCGGCCACCTGGTGCTGTCCACCCTGCATACCAACGACGCGCCGAGCGCGGTCACCCGCCTGCTCGACCTGGGCGTGCCGCATTACCTGATCCAGTCCACCCTGACCGGCGTGGTGGCGCAGCGACTGGTGCGCACGCTGTGCCCGCACTGCAAGCGGGCGAGCGCGCAGGACCTTCAGGCCTGGACCGTACTCACCCACGGCTGGGACATGCCGCTGCCGCAGCAGGTGTTCCAGCCGGTCGGTTGCCTGGAATGCCGCAATACCGGCTTTCTCGGCCGCACCGGCATCTACGAGATGCTGAAGCTGTCGCCGCGCTTGCGTGGCATGATCTCGGCCCAGCTCGACCTGAGCGGGTTCGGCCAGGCCGCACTGTCCGAAGGCATGCGCCCGCTGCGCATCTCGGCCGCGGACCAGGTGGCTGCCGGACTGACCACCGTGCAGGAAATCCTCACCGTCTTGCCGCCGATCGATGCGTTCGACAATATCCAGCCGTAA
- a CDS encoding rhomboid family intramembrane serine protease, which translates to MFVHVETRRRPRWHWATLLVVTVCVMCFVGLALTPATQRVSLLLEWGTVPANIFDPHEALLPQLTDPALLRLFTALFIHVTWLHLLSNLLFLAIFGLPGERALGSLRFLLLFVVGGIVANLIGALSLTGVRLPIIGCSGAVSAVVGTYVALFPRARLGLVLPLGLYLEFVRVPAFLLIGLWVLLQLLFSYAGPSYGAYVWWAHIGGFLFGVVFALFSRDAIARRLRG; encoded by the coding sequence TTGTTTGTCCATGTCGAAACACGTCGCCGTCCCCGTTGGCACTGGGCCACCCTGTTGGTGGTGACGGTCTGTGTCATGTGTTTCGTGGGCCTGGCGCTGACGCCTGCCACGCAACGGGTTTCCCTGTTGCTGGAATGGGGCACGGTACCGGCGAACATCTTCGATCCGCATGAGGCGCTGTTGCCGCAGCTGACCGATCCCGCCTTGCTGCGTCTGTTCACGGCGCTGTTCATCCATGTGACCTGGCTGCATTTGCTGAGCAACCTGCTGTTTCTGGCGATCTTCGGCTTGCCGGGCGAACGCGCATTGGGCTCGCTGCGGTTCCTGCTGCTGTTCGTGGTGGGCGGGATCGTGGCGAACCTGATCGGTGCGTTGTCCCTGACCGGCGTACGCCTGCCGATCATCGGCTGCAGTGGCGCGGTATCGGCGGTGGTCGGCACGTATGTGGCGCTGTTTCCGCGTGCCCGGCTCGGTTTGGTGCTGCCGCTGGGCCTGTACCTGGAGTTCGTGCGGGTGCCGGCGTTCCTGCTGATCGGCCTCTGGGTTCTGCTGCAATTGCTGTTCAGCTATGCGGGGCCGAGCTATGGCGCCTACGTCTGGTGGGCGCACATCGGCGGTTTTCTGTTCGGCGTGGTGTTTGCATTGTTCTCGCGCGATGCGATCGCCCGCCGCCTGCGTGGCTGA